One part of the Arabidopsis thaliana chromosome 4, partial sequence genome encodes these proteins:
- a CDS encoding AAA-type ATPase family protein (AAA-type ATPase family protein; FUNCTIONS IN: nucleoside-triphosphatase activity, ATPase activity, nucleotide binding, ATP binding; LOCATED IN: chloroplast; EXPRESSED IN: 24 plant structures; EXPRESSED DURING: 14 growth stages; CONTAINS InterPro DOMAIN/s: ATPase, AAA+ type, core (InterPro:IPR003593), ATPase, AAA-type, core (InterPro:IPR003959), SMAD/FHA domain (InterPro:IPR008984), ATPase, AAA-type, conserved site (InterPro:IPR003960); BEST Arabidopsis thaliana protein match is: AAA-type ATPase family protein (TAIR:AT1G02890.1); Has 36961 Blast hits to 32268 proteins in 3150 species: Archae - 1594; Bacteria - 13825; Metazoa - 4872; Fungi - 3636; Plants - 2887; Viruses - 35; Other Eukaryotes - 10112 (source: NCBI BLink).), which yields MVETRRSSSASKRFCASSSSPEASSSQRPNKRSKVKIDAAASSLEPATAEPAGSSSASEVPIENQGPASDPGSESGEPELGSSDPQAMDAEKPVVTTDVPVMENSPETDANPEVEVLATPTVAGEAVADADKSKAAKKRALKAPWAKLLSQYSQNPHRVIRGPVFTVGRRGCDLSIRDQAMPSTLCELKQSEHGGPSVASLEILGNGVIVHVNGKCYQKSTCVHLRGGDEVIFSLNGKHAYIFQPVKDENLAAPDRASSLSICEARGAPLKGVHVETRAGDVDGASDVDGASILASLSKLRSFHLLPPIAKAGKRQQNPAVPVVPSSFNDCISDTDMNDADSNNDHAAVASVEKIAAASTPGTANENLNVDGSGLDPFQEADGGNVPAAGYEIRPIVHLLGESSSFDIRGSISRLLDERREVKEFLREFDLSSTISTRRQAFKDSLRGGVLNAQNIDISFENFPYYLSATTKGVLMISMYVHMNGGSKYANFATDLTTACPRILLSGPSGSEIYQEMLAKALAKQFGAKLMIVDSLLLPGGSPAREAESSKEGSRRERLSMLAKRAVQAAQVLQHKKPTSSVDADITGGSTLSSQALPKQEVSTATSKSYTFKAGDRVKFVGPSASAISSLQGQLRGPAIGSQGKVALAFEDNCASKIGIRFDRPVQDGNDLGGLCEEDHGFFCAASSLRLEGSSSDDADKLAVNEIFEVALSESEGGSLILFLKDIEKSLVGNSDVYATLKSKLETLPENIVVIASQTQLDSRKEKSHPGGFLFTKFGGNQTALLDLAFPDNFGKLHDRSKETPKSMKQITRLFPNKIAIQLPQEEALLSDWKEKLDRDTEILKVQANITSILAVLAKNKLDCPDLGTLCIKDQTLPSESVEKVVGWAFGHHLMICTEPIVKDNKLVISAESISYGLQTLHDIQNENKSLKKSLKDVVTENEFEKKLLSDVIPPSDIGVSFDDIGALENVKETLKELVMLPLQRPELFDKGQLTKPTKGILLFGPPGTGKTMLAKAVATEAGANFINISMSSITSKWFGEGEKYVKAVFSLASKIAPSVIFVDEVDSMLGRRENPGEHEAMRKMKNEFMVNWDGLRTKDRERVLVLAATNRPFDLDEAVIRRLPRRLMVNLPDATNRSKILSVILAKEEIAPDVDLEAIANMTDGYSGSDLKNLCVTAAHFPIREILEKEKKEKTAAQAENRPTPPLYSCTDVRSLTMNDFKAAHDQVCASVSSDSSNMNELQQWNELYGEGGSRKKTSLSYFM from the exons ATGGTTGAGACGAGACGTAGCTCTTCCGCTTCCAAGCGTTTctgtgcttcttcttcttcccctgaagcatcttcttctcaaaGGCCTAACAAGCGATCTAAGGTTAAGATCGATGCCGCTGCTTCTTCTCTCGAACCT GCGACGGCGGAACCGGCTGGTTCTTCATCAGCGAGCGAAGTTCCGATCGAGAATCAAGGACCTGCTTCGGATCCTGGATCGGAATCTGGAGAGCCGGAACTTGGATCTTCTGATCCACAGGCTATGGATGCGGAGAAGCCTGTTGTTACAACTGATGTCCCTGTGATGGAGAACTCTCCTGAAACCGACGCTAACCCTGAAGTCGAAGTCTTGGCCACACCTACCGTAGCag GTGAAGCGGTGGCGGATGCTGACAAATCTAAGGCGGCTAAGAAGCGAGCTTTAAAGGCTCCATGGGCGAAGCTACTTTCCCAGTATTCTCAG AATCCTCACCGTGTCATCAGAGGCCCTGTGTTTACTGTTGGACGCCGGGGATGTGATTTATCTATCAGAGACCAAGCTATGCCCAGCACCCTCTGTGAACTGAAGCAGTCTGAG CACGGTGGTCCATCAGTTGCATCCCTTGAGATATTAGGAAATGGAGTTATTGTTCATGTCAATGGCAAGTGTTACCAGAAAAGTACTTGTGTTCATCTACGGGGTGGTGACGAGGTGATCTTCAGCCTTAATGGGAAACATGCTTAT ATATTTCAACCTGTTAAAGATGAAAATTTAGCAGCTCCTGACAGAGCTTCTTCGTTGAGTATATGTGAAGCTCGGGGTGCCCCTCTGAAAGGGGTTCATGTCGAGACAAGGGCAGGAGATGTTGATGGGGCCTCAGATGTTGATGGGGCCTCTATATTGGCATCTCTATCAAAGCTCCGCAGCTTCCATCTTCTACCACCAATTGCTAAAGCTGGCAAGAGGCAGCAAAATCCTGCGGTTCCTGTGGTACCTTCCAGTTTCAATGATTGCATCTCGGATACAGACATGAACGATGCTGATAGTAATAATGACCATGCTGCTGTTGCTTCTGTGGAAAAAATTGCTGCTGCTTCTACCCCTGGTACTGCCAATGAGAACCTGAATGTCGATGGCAGTGGATTGGACCCTTTTCAAGAAGCTGATGGTGGAAATGTCCCTGCTGCTGGTTATGAAATTAGACCAATCGTGCACCTTCTTGgtgaatcttcttcatttgataTAAGGGGTAGCATCTCCAGATTACTGGATGAACGAAGGGAAGTGAAAGAATTCCTCAGAGAATTTGACCTTTCATCAACTATATCGACTAGACGCCAAGCTTTTAAGGATAGTCTGCGAGGAGGAGTACTCAATGCTCAAAACATAGATATTTCTTTTGAGAACTTCCCATATTATTTAAG TGCTACAACAAAGGGTGTTTTGATGATATCGATGTATGTTCATATGAACGGTGGAAGCAAGTATGCAAATTTTGCAACAGACTTGACTACAGCCTGTCCCCGTATCTTACTCTCTGGACCATCAG gCTCTGAGATATATCAGGAAATGTTGGCAAAAGCGCTTGCTAAACAGTTTGGGGCCAAATTGATGATTGTTGATTCTCTTTTGTTGCCTGGG GGATCACCAGCCAGGGAAGCTGAATCCTCTAAAGAAGGTTCTAGGCGTGAAAGGCTGTCTATGCTTGCTAAAAGAGCTGTTCAGGCTGCACAAGTATTGCAGCATAAGAAACCGACTTCAAGTGTTGATGCTGATATAACAGGTGGCTCAACATTAAGCTCTCAGGCTTTGCCAAAACAAGAAGTGTCAACAGCAACTTCTAAAAGTTACACATTCAAAGCAG gTGACAGAGTTAAATTTGTAGGTCCTTCGGCTTCtgcaatttcttctcttcaaggCCAGCTTAG GGGACCGGCCATTGGTTCCCAGGGAAAAGTAGCCCTTGCATTTGAAGACAACTGTGCTTCAAAAATTGGGATTAGATTCGATAGGCCTGTACAAGATGGCAATGATCTTGGTGGCCTCTGCGAAGAAGACCATGGTTTTTTTTGTGCTG CTAGCTCACTTCGGTTAGAAGGTTCTTCTAGCGATGATGCTGATAAACTCGCCGTTAATGAAATCTTTGAG GTCGCACTTAGTGAGAGTGAAGGAGGGTCATTAATATTGTTTCTGAAAGATATTGAGAAATCTCTTGTGGGGAACAGTGATGTGTATGCAACCTTGAAAAGCAAGCTTGAGACTTTACCGGAAAATATAGTTGTCATTGCCTCGCAGACCCAGTTGGACAGCCGAAAGGAGAAA TCCCATCCTGGAGGTTTCTTGTTTACTAAGTTTGGTGGCAATCAGACGGCACTACTGGATCTAGCATTTCCG GATAATTTTGGTAAACTGCACGATAGAAGCAAAGAAACACCTAAatcaatgaaacaaataacTCGACTATTTCCTAACAAAATCGCCATCCAGTTACCTCAG GAAGAAGCTTTACTCTCGGATTGGAAGGAGAAACTTGACCGTGACACAGAGATTTTGAAGGTTCAGGCTAATATAACCAGCATCCTTGCA GTCCTCGCCAAAAACAAACTTGACTGCCCTGACCTTGGAACGTTGTGCATCAAAGATCAAACCCTTCCATCTGAAA GTGTTGAAAAAGTGGTTGGCTGGGCTTTCGGTCACCATCTTATGATATGCACTGAACCTATAGTTAAAGACAACAAGCTTGTTATCTCTGCAGAGAG CATTTCATATGGCCTGCAGACGTTGCATGATATTCAGAACGAAAACAAGAGTTTAAAGAAGTCTCTCAAG GATGTTGTTACTGAGAACGAATTTGAGAAAAAACTGTTGTCGGATGTCATTCCACCTAGCGATATAGGTGTTTCCTTTGATGATATTGGAGCTCTGGAAAATGTGAAAGAAACGTTGAAGGAGTTGGTGATGCTTCCTCTTCAGAGACCGGAATTGTTTGACAAAGGCCAGCTCACAAAG CCTACGAAAGGTATACTGTTGTTTGGACCTCCTGGTACTGGAAAGACGATGCTGGCAAAAGCAGTAGCAACTGAGGCTGGCGCAAATTTCATCAATATCTCAATGTCCAGCATTACTTCGAAG TGGTTTGGTGAGGGAGAGAAGTACGTTAAAGCTGTCTTCTCCTTAGCGAGCAAGATTGCGCCAAGTGTCATTTTTGTTGATGAG GTTGATAGCATGTTGGGTAGACGTGAAAATCCAGGGGAACATGAAGCTATGCGTAAGATGAAGAACGAGTTCATGGTAAACTGGGATGGTTTAAGAACAAAGGATAGAGAACGGGTTCTGGTACTCGCTGCCACCAACAGACCATTTGACCTAGACGAAGCTGTTATTAGACGGCTTCCCCGGAG ATTGATGGTTAATCTTCCAGATGCAACGAACAGATCAAAGATCTTGAGCGTTATTctagcaaaagaagaaatagcaCCAGACGTCGATTTAGAAGCTATAGCAAATATGACAGATGGGTACTCAGGAAGTGACTTAAAG AATCTGTGTGTGACCGCAGCACATTTTCCAATCCGAGAAATactggagaaagaaaagaag GAGAAAACTGCAGCTCAGGCTGAGAACCGTCCCACACCGCCATTGTATAGCTGCACAGATGTTCGTTCCCTGACAATGAACGATTTCAAGGCTGCCCATGATCAG GTATGCGCAAGTGTGTCTTCAGACTCGTCGAACATGAACGAACTTCAGCAATGGAACGAGCTGTATGGTGAAGGAGgatcgaggaagaagacgTCGTTGAGCTACTTCATGtag
- a CDS encoding translocase of chloroplast-like protein (chloroplast outer envelope GTP-binding protein, putative; BEST Arabidopsis thaliana protein match is: translocon at the outer envelope membrane of chloroplasts 159 (TAIR:AT4G02510.1); Has 30201 Blast hits to 17322 proteins in 780 species: Archae - 12; Bacteria - 1396; Metazoa - 17338; Fungi - 3422; Plants - 5037; Viruses - 0; Other Eukaryotes - 2996 (source: NCBI BLink).) yields the protein MGVSLKNSKDDLTVTANLRHQVSVGRQTKVTTFVSLDSKRTGCFTVRTNSSDQLQIAVMALLLLAM from the coding sequence ATGGGAGTGTCTCTAAAAAATTCGAAAGATGATTTAACAGTCACAGCCAATCTACGACATCAAGTCTCTGTGGGAAGACAGACAAAGGTAACAACTTTTGTAAGTCTTGACAGCAAGAGGACCGGGTGTTTCACTGTCCGAACAAACAGCTCAGATCAGTTGCAGATTGCTGTCATGGCTCTGCTTCTCCTTGCCATGTGA